A genomic window from Sphingomonas taxi includes:
- the yihA gene encoding ribosome biogenesis GTP-binding protein YihA/YsxC, whose translation MSEDVVIPEDEGFSAELIEQARKTFAGPVSFLKSAPALEHLPAPVVPEVAFAGRSNVGKSSLLNALTGRNGLARTSNTPGRTQELNFFDVGLPLAFRLVDMPGYGFAKAPKDVVRKWRFLVNDFLRGRDTLKRALVLIDSRHGVKDVDREILEMLDKAAVSYRLVLTKADKVKATELADVMDSVAAEARKRPAAHPDILATSSEGGMGIAELRAAVLEAVG comes from the coding sequence GTGAGCGAGGATGTCGTCATCCCCGAGGACGAGGGTTTCTCGGCCGAGCTGATCGAGCAGGCGCGCAAGACCTTCGCGGGTCCGGTGAGCTTCCTCAAATCGGCGCCCGCGCTCGAACATCTGCCCGCGCCGGTGGTGCCCGAGGTCGCGTTCGCCGGGCGTTCGAACGTCGGCAAATCGTCCCTGCTCAACGCGCTGACCGGGCGCAACGGGCTCGCGCGCACGTCGAACACGCCGGGGCGGACGCAGGAGCTCAACTTCTTCGACGTCGGCCTGCCGCTGGCATTCCGGCTGGTCGACATGCCCGGCTATGGCTTCGCCAAGGCGCCCAAGGATGTCGTCAGGAAATGGCGCTTCCTGGTCAACGACTTCTTGCGCGGGCGCGATACGTTGAAGCGCGCGCTGGTGCTGATCGATTCGCGCCACGGCGTGAAGGACGTGGATCGCGAGATCCTCGAGATGCTCGACAAGGCGGCGGTCAGCTATCGCCTCGTCCTCACCAAGGCGGACAAGGTCAAGGCGACCGAACTCGCCGACGTGATGGACAGCGTCGCGGCCGAGGCGCGCAAGCGGCCGGCGGCGCATCCCGATATCCTCGCGACGTCGAGCGAGGGCGGTATGGGCATCGCCGAACTGCGCGCGGCGGTGCTGGAAGCGGTGGGCTGA
- the yidC gene encoding membrane protein insertase YidC, with amino-acid sequence MNKERQNFILFAVFAAVILFAWPLIQGKFFPVANPPVTKIVNGKSVPVTTKTADPTADAPAATRSRQAVLGESPRVRIQTPTLQGSINLKGARIDDLVLVKYKETIAKDSPPIRLLSPAGAPEAYFAGFGWRDDGLKPPAADAVWTASSPLLAPGRPVTLTAGNATGQRFAIELSVDDQYMFTVRQTVQNGGAAPVPVAPYGYVNRVGVSKDPGTWQIHTGPMSVHGGGADYGTKFKDLDKAPEKFTTTGGWLGFTDKYWLTALVPDQAAQFDGQFRAGANTAYQADYAFAPKLLPAGRALTQTSRFFAGAKEVKALQHYENDAGVAKLDKAIDWGWFEIVEKPIFTYLDWLFRMIGNFGVAIILLTVTIRGLMFPIAQRQFASMAKMRAIQPKMKAIQERYKDDKPRMQQEVMALYKTEKVNPVAGCLPTLLQIPIFYALYKVLMLTIEMRHQPFVAWIKDLSAPDPLTPLNLFGYLHFTPPHMIAIGVVPIILGISMYFQFKLNPAPMDDTQKQVFAIIPWVLMFVMASYPVGLQVYWIASNFLAILQQRVLYARHPDLKIAAAK; translated from the coding sequence TTGAACAAAGAACGCCAGAATTTCATCCTGTTCGCGGTCTTCGCGGCGGTGATCCTGTTTGCCTGGCCGCTGATCCAGGGCAAGTTCTTCCCCGTGGCCAATCCGCCGGTGACGAAGATCGTCAACGGCAAGTCGGTGCCGGTGACGACCAAGACCGCCGATCCCACCGCCGACGCGCCCGCCGCGACGCGCAGCCGCCAGGCGGTGCTGGGCGAAAGCCCGCGCGTGCGCATCCAGACGCCGACCTTGCAGGGCTCGATCAACCTCAAGGGCGCACGCATCGATGACCTCGTGCTGGTCAAATATAAGGAAACGATCGCCAAGGATTCGCCGCCGATTCGGCTGCTGTCGCCCGCCGGCGCGCCCGAGGCCTATTTCGCCGGCTTCGGCTGGCGCGACGACGGCCTCAAGCCACCCGCCGCGGATGCGGTGTGGACCGCCTCGTCGCCGCTGCTCGCGCCGGGTCGGCCGGTCACGCTGACCGCCGGCAATGCGACCGGCCAGCGTTTCGCGATCGAATTGTCGGTCGACGATCAATATATGTTCACCGTCCGGCAGACGGTGCAGAACGGCGGCGCCGCGCCGGTGCCGGTCGCGCCTTACGGTTATGTCAACCGCGTCGGCGTGTCGAAGGACCCCGGCACGTGGCAGATCCACACCGGCCCGATGTCGGTCCATGGCGGCGGCGCCGATTACGGCACCAAGTTCAAGGACCTCGACAAGGCGCCCGAGAAGTTCACGACGACTGGCGGCTGGCTCGGCTTCACCGACAAATATTGGCTGACCGCGCTCGTCCCCGATCAGGCGGCGCAGTTCGACGGCCAGTTCCGCGCCGGCGCCAACACCGCCTATCAGGCCGATTATGCCTTCGCGCCCAAGCTGCTGCCCGCCGGCCGCGCGCTGACCCAGACCAGCCGCTTCTTCGCCGGCGCCAAGGAAGTGAAGGCGCTTCAGCATTACGAGAATGACGCCGGCGTCGCCAAGCTCGACAAGGCGATCGACTGGGGCTGGTTCGAGATCGTCGAGAAGCCGATCTTCACCTATCTCGACTGGCTGTTCCGCATGATCGGCAATTTTGGCGTCGCGATCATCCTGCTGACGGTGACGATCCGCGGCCTGATGTTCCCGATCGCGCAGCGCCAGTTCGCCAGCATGGCGAAGATGCGTGCGATCCAGCCGAAGATGAAGGCGATCCAGGAGCGCTACAAGGACGACAAGCCGCGCATGCAGCAGGAGGTGATGGCGCTCTACAAGACGGAGAAGGTCAATCCCGTCGCGGGCTGCCTGCCGACCCTGCTCCAGATCCCTATCTTCTACGCGCTGTACAAGGTGCTGATGCTGACGATCGAGATGCGCCACCAGCCGTTCGTCGCGTGGATCAAGGATCTGTCCGCGCCCGATCCGCTGACGCCGCTCAACCTGTTCGGCTATCTACACTTCACCCCGCCGCACATGATCGCGATCGGCGTCGTGCCGATCATTCTCGGCATCTCGATGTACTTCCAGTTCAAGCTGAACCCGGCGCCGATGGACGATACGCAGAAGCAGGTGTTCGCAATCATCCCCTGGGTGCTGATGTTCGTGATGGCGAGCTATCCGGTCGGCCTGCAGGTCTATTGGATCGCCTCGAACTTCCTCGCGATCCTCCAGCAGCGCGTGCTCTATGCCCGCCACCCCGATCTCAAGATCGCGGCCGCCAAGTGA
- the yidD gene encoding membrane protein insertion efficiency factor YidD: protein MIAQLLIWIARGWQLGPSVILPSSCRYQPSCSAYAITALRRYGAAKGGWLAAKRIARCHPWGGYGPDPVP, encoded by the coding sequence ATGATCGCGCAGCTTCTCATATGGATAGCGCGTGGCTGGCAATTGGGGCCGTCGGTAATCCTGCCGTCCTCGTGCCGCTATCAACCCTCCTGTTCGGCCTATGCAATCACTGCGCTTCGCCGCTATGGCGCCGCCAAGGGCGGATGGCTGGCGGCGAAGCGGATTGCGCGTTGCCATCCCTGGGGCGGGTACGGACCCGATCCCGTCCCTTGA
- the rnpA gene encoding ribonuclease P protein component, translating into MQVTVGAADIRATAGAADIRTMTLRRDFLAANAGKRAPMPGFVLLVHDRKDGDPAIRVGFTVTKKIGNAVVRNRLKRRLRALARELLPEGGIRGADHVLIGRDGGIERDHALLKAEFGKALGKIARGEDSPSRPRGPRKPRR; encoded by the coding sequence ATGCAGGTGACCGTCGGCGCAGCCGACATACGGGCGACGGCCGGCGCAGCCGACATCCGCACGATGACGCTACGCCGTGACTTCCTCGCGGCCAATGCGGGCAAACGCGCACCGATGCCGGGCTTCGTCCTGTTGGTGCACGATCGCAAGGACGGCGATCCGGCGATTCGCGTCGGCTTCACCGTCACCAAGAAAATCGGCAACGCCGTCGTCCGGAACCGTTTGAAACGGCGGTTGCGGGCGTTGGCGCGCGAGCTGTTGCCGGAGGGCGGCATCCGTGGCGCCGATCACGTGCTGATCGGCCGCGACGGCGGCATCGAGCGCGACCATGCCCTCCTGAAGGCCGAGTTCGGCAAGGCGCTGGGCAAGATCGCTCGCGGTGAAGATTCGCCGTCACGGCCGCGCGGGCCACGCAAGCCACGCCGATGA
- the rpmH gene encoding 50S ribosomal protein L34: protein MKRTFQPSNLVRARRHGFRARMATVGGRAVIHARRARGRKKLSA from the coding sequence ATGAAGCGGACCTTTCAGCCGAGCAATCTGGTGCGTGCACGTCGCCACGGCTTCCGCGCCCGGATGGCGACGGTCGGCGGCCGTGCGGTGATCCACGCGCGCCGCGCGCGTGGCCGCAAGAAGCTGTCGGCGTAA
- a CDS encoding YifB family Mg chelatase-like AAA ATPase, whose amino-acid sequence MAAIVQTVAYLGLEARGVEVQVQLIPGVPAFYVVGLGDKAVAESRERVRAAISALGLALPPKRIVVNLSPADLPKEGSHFDLPIALALLGAMAVIDVEHLADYVVVGELGLDGRIAPSPGVLLAAIHASAEGRGLVCPAAQGAEAAWAGSIEVLAAPDLLALINHFKGHGLLAAPPASEVEPIGHGPDLRQVKGQEVAKRALEIAAAGGHNLLMIGPPGAGKSLMASCLPGILPPLDAAEALEVSMVQSVAGTLAGGRLTRNRPFRSPHHSASMAALTGGGLKVKPGEVSLAHLGVLFLDELPEFQRAVLDSLRQPLEAGVVSVARANAHVTFPARVQLIAAMNPCRCGHLGDASLACARAPRCAADYQARVSGPLLDRIDLHVEVAAVTATDLILPPPVEGSADVAKRVAAARAIQSERYAHEAIRTNAEADGALLDRIATPEEAGRRLLAQAAEAMRLSARGYTRILRVARTIADLADAGTVNRVHIAEALSYRRRAPIN is encoded by the coding sequence ATGGCGGCGATCGTCCAGACGGTGGCGTATCTCGGGCTGGAGGCGCGCGGGGTCGAGGTGCAGGTGCAGCTCATCCCGGGCGTGCCTGCCTTCTACGTCGTCGGCCTCGGTGACAAGGCGGTGGCGGAGAGCCGCGAACGCGTTCGGGCGGCGATCTCCGCACTCGGCCTGGCGCTGCCGCCCAAGCGGATCGTCGTCAATCTGTCGCCCGCCGATCTGCCCAAGGAGGGCTCGCACTTCGACCTGCCGATCGCGCTCGCCTTGTTGGGGGCGATGGCGGTGATCGATGTCGAGCATCTCGCCGATTATGTCGTCGTCGGCGAACTCGGCCTCGACGGCCGGATCGCGCCGTCGCCGGGCGTGCTGCTCGCCGCGATCCACGCCAGCGCCGAGGGCAGGGGGCTGGTCTGCCCCGCGGCGCAGGGGGCAGAGGCAGCCTGGGCCGGATCGATCGAGGTGCTTGCCGCGCCCGACCTCCTCGCGCTCATCAACCATTTCAAGGGCCACGGCCTGCTCGCCGCACCGCCTGCCAGCGAGGTCGAGCCGATCGGCCACGGTCCGGACCTGCGCCAGGTGAAGGGGCAGGAGGTCGCCAAGCGCGCGCTGGAGATCGCCGCCGCCGGTGGCCACAATCTACTGATGATCGGCCCGCCGGGGGCGGGCAAGTCGCTGATGGCGTCGTGCCTGCCCGGCATCCTGCCACCGCTCGACGCCGCGGAGGCGCTCGAAGTGTCCATGGTCCAGTCGGTCGCCGGCACGCTCGCCGGCGGGCGGCTGACCCGCAACCGACCGTTCCGCAGTCCGCATCACAGCGCCTCGATGGCGGCGCTGACCGGCGGCGGCCTCAAGGTGAAGCCGGGCGAGGTCAGTCTCGCGCATCTCGGCGTGCTGTTCCTCGACGAGCTGCCCGAATTCCAGCGCGCGGTGCTCGATTCGCTGCGTCAGCCGCTGGAAGCCGGCGTGGTCAGCGTGGCGCGTGCCAACGCGCACGTCACCTTTCCGGCGCGCGTGCAACTCATCGCGGCGATGAACCCGTGCCGCTGCGGGCATCTCGGCGATGCGAGCCTCGCCTGTGCACGCGCGCCGCGCTGCGCCGCCGATTATCAGGCGAGGGTGTCAGGACCACTGCTCGACCGGATCGACCTGCACGTCGAGGTCGCCGCCGTGACCGCGACCGATCTGATCCTGCCGCCCCCGGTGGAAGGCTCGGCGGACGTCGCCAAACGGGTCGCCGCCGCCCGCGCGATCCAAAGCGAACGCTATGCGCACGAAGCGATCCGCACCAACGCCGAGGCCGATGGCGCGCTGCTCGACCGCATCGCCACGCCGGAGGAAGCCGGGCGTCGCCTGCTCGCCCAGGCGGCGGAGGCGATGCGCCTGTCGGCGCGCGGCTATACCCGCATCCTGCGTGTCGCCCGGACGATCGCCGATCTCGCCGACGCGGGAACCGTAAATCGCGTCCACATCGCCGAGGCGCTGAGCTATCGCCGGCGTGCCCCGATCAATTGA
- a CDS encoding TonB-dependent receptor — MNANRLFALLATTCLSAAMPAFAQDAPPPVTATDAPGDTQDGEIVVTARFRNESLQQVPIAITAISGSSLAERQLNTVETISAAIPSVGFRSGASNKDRTIFIRGIGTITTSPGVEPSVSTVLDGVVLTRPGQSTLDLGEVERIEVLRGPQGTLFGKNASAGVVNIVTRNPTDDFHAFGEAGATTDQDYRIKAGVSGAIVPGKLQALIGGLYSDFDGNTRNATTGNDTNGSRRYGVRGKLVATPVDALKLTLIGDYLNTYETVAPVYASTRQVAYPTGIVSVSAPLAAVLANAGVRPSAGNRVAATNIDTNVRDENYGGSLTAELAIGEYRVTSITAWRQWLNHQQQDYDGLPTLTAAFPQGIDDGRVDSEQFSQELRLASPRGGLIDYVVGAYYLHAKTDEVYARTLTSLAGTVQTTTNGVADYGITDDNYALFGEANINFTKAFRGIAGYRSTWDDLSFYHLRTSSADPTNSGAPALDRPGIRAYHRAQGSTDRRGDSYRLGLQLDLGARAQTYFTYSRGYKGPAYNVYFNMRSLNATTPLDELPLSPETSNSFEIGLKGSTADRALSYSLAAYTTTFDGYQANFADVVNGAQVTRLINAGSVRSRGVEADVTLRPAKGFTVDLSGAYTDAKVRDFLCPPGAPVSCNVDGQPLPYAPRVKLYENAAYRFALSDALAFELQSDVTFSSKVQYSLSETANTIQPAYAIWNASVALVRPADGWQLRAYVKNITDTSYASFLAPGTFAGTVRFVPRDDRRYGGLLLRKDF; from the coding sequence ATGAACGCCAACCGTTTGTTCGCGCTGCTCGCCACCACCTGCCTGTCCGCCGCCATGCCGGCCTTCGCCCAGGACGCGCCCCCGCCCGTGACCGCAACCGATGCGCCGGGGGACACGCAGGACGGCGAGATCGTCGTCACCGCGCGTTTCCGTAACGAAAGCCTCCAGCAGGTGCCGATCGCGATCACCGCGATCAGCGGCAGTTCGCTCGCCGAGCGGCAGTTGAACACGGTCGAGACGATCAGCGCGGCGATCCCCTCGGTCGGTTTCCGCAGCGGCGCGTCGAACAAGGACCGGACGATCTTCATCCGCGGCATCGGCACGATCACCACGTCCCCCGGCGTCGAGCCATCGGTGTCGACCGTGCTCGACGGCGTCGTGCTGACCCGACCGGGCCAGTCGACGCTCGATCTCGGCGAGGTCGAGCGGATCGAGGTGCTGCGCGGGCCGCAGGGAACGTTGTTCGGCAAGAACGCTTCGGCGGGCGTCGTCAACATCGTCACGCGCAACCCGACCGACGACTTCCACGCCTTCGGCGAAGCGGGCGCGACGACCGATCAAGACTATCGCATCAAGGCGGGCGTGTCGGGCGCGATCGTGCCGGGCAAGCTCCAGGCGCTGATCGGCGGGCTCTACAGCGATTTCGACGGCAACACCCGCAATGCGACCACCGGCAACGACACCAACGGCTCGCGCCGTTACGGCGTGCGCGGCAAATTGGTCGCGACCCCGGTCGATGCGCTCAAGCTGACGCTGATCGGCGATTACCTCAATACCTATGAGACGGTCGCGCCGGTCTATGCCTCGACGCGCCAGGTCGCCTACCCCACCGGGATCGTCAGCGTCTCGGCGCCGCTCGCCGCGGTGCTCGCCAATGCCGGGGTGCGGCCATCGGCCGGCAATCGGGTCGCGGCGACGAATATCGACACCAACGTCCGCGACGAAAATTACGGCGGCTCGCTGACCGCCGAACTGGCGATCGGCGAGTATCGCGTCACCTCGATCACCGCGTGGCGGCAGTGGCTCAACCACCAGCAGCAGGATTACGACGGCCTGCCGACGCTCACCGCCGCCTTTCCGCAGGGGATCGACGACGGCCGCGTCGACAGCGAGCAATTCTCGCAGGAGCTGCGCCTCGCCTCGCCGCGCGGTGGACTGATCGACTATGTCGTCGGCGCTTACTACCTCCACGCCAAGACCGACGAGGTCTACGCGCGGACGCTGACGAGCCTTGCCGGCACGGTGCAGACGACGACCAACGGCGTCGCCGACTATGGCATCACCGACGACAATTATGCGCTGTTCGGCGAGGCCAACATCAACTTCACCAAGGCGTTCCGCGGGATCGCCGGCTATCGCTCGACCTGGGACGATCTGTCCTTCTATCATCTGCGCACCTCGTCGGCCGATCCGACCAACAGCGGCGCGCCGGCGCTCGATCGCCCCGGCATCCGCGCCTATCACCGGGCGCAGGGCAGCACCGACCGGCGCGGCGACAGCTATCGCCTCGGCCTGCAACTCGACCTCGGCGCTCGTGCGCAGACCTATTTCACCTATTCGCGGGGCTACAAGGGGCCGGCCTACAACGTCTATTTCAACATGCGCTCGCTCAACGCGACCACCCCGCTCGACGAACTGCCGCTGAGCCCGGAAACGTCCAACTCGTTCGAGATCGGCCTGAAGGGCAGCACCGCCGATCGCGCGCTGAGCTACAGCCTCGCCGCCTATACGACGACGTTCGACGGCTATCAGGCGAATTTCGCCGACGTGGTCAATGGCGCGCAGGTGACGCGGCTGATCAACGCCGGTTCGGTCCGCTCGCGCGGCGTCGAGGCGGACGTGACGCTGCGACCGGCCAAGGGCTTCACCGTCGATCTGTCGGGCGCTTATACCGATGCCAAGGTGCGCGACTTCCTCTGCCCGCCGGGTGCGCCGGTGAGCTGCAACGTCGACGGACAGCCGCTGCCCTATGCGCCGCGCGTCAAATTGTACGAGAATGCCGCCTATCGCTTCGCGCTGTCGGACGCCCTGGCGTTCGAACTGCAGAGCGACGTGACGTTCAGCAGCAAGGTGCAATATTCGCTGAGCGAGACCGCCAACACGATCCAGCCGGCCTATGCGATCTGGAACGCCAGCGTCGCGCTGGTCCGCCCTGCCGACGGCTGGCAGCTGCGGGCCTATGTCAAGAACATCACCGATACGTCCTACGCCAGCTTCCTCGCGCCGGGGACGTTCGCCGGAACGGTCCGCTTCGTCCCCCGCGACGACCGCCGTTACGGCGGACTGCTGCTGCGCAAGGATTTCTGA
- a CDS encoding MFS transporter, whose amino-acid sequence MALRTVGELSARHRGLLFALVITAGVLNLVDRQIIAVLKPTIAAELGWSDDDYGTLAAWFQTGAAIGFLFSGWIADRLGVKWANPAGVAAWSVAALLHGWAMTIGQFTAVRIALGATEAMGTPTGAKTVAAVLSPRWRSTGFGATNAASSLGAILAPLAIPAVALAFGWRGTFVAAGLFGLIWAGGWLIAARGVRFTPHRPATATPLAALDGPILRDSRTWAVAGAKILSDATWWLLLFWLPDFFHRQFGLSGVALGVPLAIAYGGAAVGSLVGGSVSTRLLGKGVAVNRVRKGIMLVAALAVVPIPFALLIHDYPLAIALMALALAGHQAFSTNLFALIADIVPQRRVGRVTAFGSFCGNVGGIGIAKVAGLTLAAGLGYLPLLLFASVAYLAALGWIQLLLPHLQPLAEGTDGDAV is encoded by the coding sequence ATGGCATTGAGGACGGTAGGCGAGCTGAGCGCGCGCCATCGTGGGTTGCTGTTCGCGCTGGTCATCACCGCGGGGGTGCTCAACCTCGTCGATCGCCAGATCATCGCGGTGCTCAAGCCGACGATCGCCGCCGAACTTGGCTGGAGCGACGACGACTATGGCACGCTCGCCGCCTGGTTCCAGACCGGTGCGGCGATCGGCTTCCTGTTCAGCGGCTGGATCGCGGACCGGCTCGGCGTCAAATGGGCCAATCCGGCGGGCGTGGCGGCGTGGAGCGTCGCGGCGCTGCTGCACGGCTGGGCGATGACGATCGGGCAGTTCACCGCGGTGCGGATCGCGCTCGGCGCGACCGAGGCGATGGGGACGCCGACCGGCGCCAAGACGGTCGCCGCGGTGCTGTCGCCGCGCTGGCGGTCGACCGGCTTCGGCGCGACCAACGCGGCGAGCAGCCTCGGCGCGATCCTCGCCCCGCTGGCGATCCCCGCGGTGGCGCTGGCGTTCGGCTGGCGCGGGACGTTCGTCGCCGCCGGACTGTTCGGGCTGATATGGGCGGGCGGCTGGCTGATCGCGGCACGCGGCGTGCGCTTCACGCCGCACCGGCCCGCCACGGCGACGCCGCTGGCGGCGCTCGACGGCCCGATCCTGCGCGATTCCCGGACCTGGGCGGTGGCGGGCGCCAAGATCCTGTCGGACGCGACCTGGTGGCTGCTGCTATTCTGGCTACCCGATTTCTTCCATCGCCAGTTCGGCCTGTCGGGGGTCGCGCTCGGCGTGCCGCTCGCCATCGCTTATGGCGGCGCGGCGGTGGGGTCGCTGGTCGGCGGCAGCGTGTCGACGCGGCTGCTCGGCAAGGGGGTTGCGGTGAACCGCGTGCGCAAGGGTATCATGCTGGTCGCGGCGCTGGCGGTGGTGCCGATCCCCTTCGCGCTGCTCATCCACGATTATCCGCTGGCGATCGCGCTGATGGCGCTGGCGCTCGCCGGGCATCAGGCCTTCTCGACCAATTTGTTCGCGTTGATCGCCGACATCGTGCCGCAGCGCCGGGTCGGGCGGGTGACCGCCTTCGGATCGTTCTGCGGCAATGTCGGCGGCATCGGCATCGCCAAGGTCGCCGGACTAACGCTGGCGGCGGGGCTCGGCTATCTGCCGCTGCTGCTGTTCGCGAGCGTCGCCTATCTCGCCGCGCTCGGCTGGATCCAGTTGCTGCTGCCGCATTTGCAGCCGCTGGCGGAGGGTACGGACGGGGACGCGGTATAA
- a CDS encoding methyl-accepting chemotaxis protein gives MTIQEKCRIAGLSAIALVLFCGVVAGFGIDTIRVGGPIARQNQEISDLDADILPPPAYVIEPFLDATLLARDPASLPRRRASLARAEQAFRASVARWKASSLSEPSIRQPLDRAAHDAELFWSELDRVLMAAVERGDAAAMQASYARLATLYTTHRQHINQLVIATAKVQQTLAEHGQRQLARTIALLALIGLILIALTAAALAYLLRRVLRPVGDTANAMRRMADGDLSLRLAGGDRADEIGTMVAAVEVFRVAAQAQVTNARKQDAVVRELTKALGELGSGDLSYRIGDALPDEYRELARSFDAAMERLSQTLSRVAESATRVKVATVELRSASDDLSLRTEQQAAALEQTAAAIHEITSAVSEAASGANRTDTIVGNVRRETEESGGIVRRAVEAMGAIERSSNEISEIISVIDGIAFQTNLLALNAGVEAARAGDAGRGFAVVASEVRALAQRSADAARDVKGRILASGALVQDGVGLVTDTGRTLDSIFVRIGEVSDLVSGIARSSEQQARGLSQVNVAVGEMDGMTQQNAAMVEQATAAARELAAEADALAQDVDGFKLDAKPTAGPIRDARAAQLALVHPGNDMPSLAAS, from the coding sequence ATGACTATTCAGGAAAAATGCCGGATCGCAGGACTATCGGCGATCGCGCTGGTGCTATTCTGCGGTGTCGTCGCCGGTTTCGGCATCGATACGATCCGGGTCGGCGGCCCGATCGCGCGTCAGAATCAGGAGATCAGCGACCTCGACGCGGACATCCTGCCGCCCCCCGCCTATGTCATCGAACCCTTCCTCGACGCGACGCTGCTCGCGCGCGATCCGGCGTCGCTGCCCCGCCGGCGTGCGTCGCTCGCCCGGGCCGAACAGGCCTTTCGCGCCAGCGTCGCCCGCTGGAAGGCGTCGTCGCTGTCGGAGCCGTCGATCCGCCAGCCGCTCGATCGCGCGGCACATGACGCCGAGCTGTTCTGGAGCGAGCTCGACCGCGTCCTGATGGCCGCGGTGGAACGTGGCGACGCCGCGGCGATGCAGGCCAGCTACGCGCGGCTCGCGACGCTCTATACGACCCATCGGCAGCATATCAACCAACTCGTGATCGCCACCGCCAAGGTCCAGCAGACGCTCGCCGAGCACGGCCAGCGTCAGCTCGCCAGGACGATCGCATTGCTGGCGCTGATCGGCCTCATTCTCATCGCACTGACCGCAGCGGCGCTCGCCTATCTGCTCCGTCGCGTGCTGAGGCCGGTCGGCGATACCGCCAACGCGATGCGCCGCATGGCGGATGGCGACCTTAGCCTGCGTCTTGCCGGCGGCGATCGGGCCGACGAGATCGGCACGATGGTCGCCGCGGTCGAGGTGTTCCGGGTCGCGGCGCAGGCGCAGGTCACCAACGCGCGCAAACAGGACGCCGTCGTTCGCGAACTGACCAAGGCGCTGGGTGAACTCGGCAGCGGTGACCTGAGCTACCGGATCGGCGACGCGCTGCCCGACGAGTATCGCGAACTGGCGCGTTCGTTCGATGCCGCGATGGAGCGTTTGTCGCAGACGCTCAGCCGGGTCGCCGAGTCCGCCACGCGGGTGAAGGTCGCGACGGTCGAGCTGCGCAGCGCCTCGGACGACCTGTCGTTGCGCACCGAGCAGCAGGCGGCGGCGCTCGAACAGACCGCGGCGGCGATCCACGAGATCACCTCGGCGGTGAGCGAGGCGGCGAGCGGCGCCAACCGGACCGACACGATCGTCGGAAACGTCCGTCGCGAGACCGAGGAATCGGGGGGGATCGTGCGTCGCGCCGTCGAGGCGATGGGCGCGATCGAGCGTTCGTCGAACGAGATATCGGAGATCATCTCGGTGATCGACGGCATCGCCTTCCAGACCAATCTGCTCGCGCTCAACGCCGGCGTCGAGGCGGCACGCGCCGGCGACGCGGGACGCGGCTTCGCGGTCGTCGCCTCCGAGGTGCGGGCGCTGGCGCAGCGGTCGGCGGATGCGGCGCGCGACGTCAAGGGCCGCATCCTCGCCTCGGGGGCGCTGGTGCAGGACGGCGTCGGCCTCGTCACCGATACCGGGCGCACGCTCGACAGCATCTTCGTGCGGATCGGCGAGGTCAGCGATCTCGTCTCCGGCATCGCCCGCTCGTCGGAGCAGCAGGCGAGGGGGCTCAGCCAGGTCAACGTCGCGGTCGGCGAGATGGACGGCATGACCCAGCAGAATGCGGCGATGGTCGAACAGGCGACCGCGGCGGCGCGCGAACTCGCCGCCGAGGCGGATGCGCTGGCGCAGGATGTCGACGGGTTCAAGCTCGATGCCAAGCCCACCGCCGGCCCGATCCGCGACGCGCGAGCCGCGCAGCTCGCGCTGGTTCATCCCGGCAACGACATGCCGTCGCTCGCCGCCAGCTGA
- a CDS encoding MerC domain-containing protein codes for MTHGTHIVRRFGWAWLDRAAIALSGLCVVHCLASAVLLAMLSAAGGLLLNPIFHEIGLTIAIFLGAVALGRGVLEHGYVMPASMGAFGLGIMAGAMTLPHEGGGAETLWTVIGVGLLAFGHDLNRRAVI; via the coding sequence ATGACGCACGGGACGCATATTGTACGCCGCTTCGGCTGGGCTTGGCTCGATCGCGCCGCGATCGCGCTGTCCGGCCTGTGCGTCGTCCATTGCCTCGCGAGCGCGGTGCTGCTGGCGATGCTGTCGGCGGCGGGCGGGCTCCTGCTCAACCCGATCTTCCACGAGATCGGCCTGACGATCGCCATCTTCCTCGGTGCGGTCGCGCTCGGCCGCGGCGTTCTGGAGCACGGCTATGTCATGCCCGCGTCGATGGGCGCCTTCGGCCTCGGGATCATGGCCGGTGCGATGACCCTGCCGCACGAAGGCGGCGGTGCCGAGACCTTGTGGACGGTGATCGGCGTCGGGTTGCTCGCGTTCGGCCACGATCTCAACCGCCGCGCCGTCATCTGA